In Pigmentibacter ruber, a genomic segment contains:
- the nuoD gene encoding NADH dehydrogenase (quinone) subunit D, whose translation MDAFYATIIEDLKNIVAADAWQFEERERFAQEQTLIIPKEKIVEVMLCLRDKHHFQFLIDVTAVDWPQRNKRFDVVYHLLAPVEKKRLRVKCVVGEQESISSIQHIWKSANWAERETWDMFGIQFAGHPDMRRILTHHEFQGHPLRKDYPADKNQSMRGEALENTFDKDRERLMKKYDHEDLMWINIGPAHPATHGTLRFMSVIDGAERIKEMDVEIGYLHRCFEKMCETHNYNQVIPYTDRLNYCSAPMNNSAFCETIEKLIGVKVPPRAQVMRMIIDELSRIIDHYVCIGANLVDLGAITSFFYLFEERELVYSLFEKLCGARLTVSLMRIGGMGFDIPDGWLVECEKVVDSIEKKHMEIESLVTNNRIFVQRTKGSGILPKDLAVQFGYTGPCLRATGFEYDIRKEEPYWMYDQVDFDIPVGTNGDTYDRYLVRMEEVRQSIKILRWCFKNMPDGAINVPDKNIVLPSKKDVYGNIEGLMNHFMLIINGVQPPKGEVYHRHEAANGELGFYVISDGSGNPYRVKCRAPCFSILSGFPTMVHGNFLADAVSALGSINIIAGELDR comes from the coding sequence ATGGATGCTTTTTACGCTACTATTATTGAAGATTTAAAAAATATTGTTGCTGCTGATGCTTGGCAGTTTGAGGAAAGAGAGCGGTTTGCTCAGGAGCAAACACTTATCATCCCAAAAGAAAAAATTGTGGAAGTTATGTTATGTTTAAGAGACAAACATCATTTTCAATTTCTTATTGATGTTACAGCGGTTGATTGGCCTCAGCGTAACAAGCGTTTTGATGTTGTGTATCATTTACTTGCACCAGTTGAAAAAAAACGTTTGCGTGTAAAATGTGTTGTTGGTGAGCAAGAATCGATTTCTTCTATTCAACATATTTGGAAAAGTGCAAATTGGGCAGAGCGCGAAACTTGGGACATGTTCGGAATACAATTTGCAGGACATCCCGATATGCGTAGAATTTTGACGCATCACGAATTTCAAGGGCATCCTCTTCGGAAAGACTATCCTGCGGATAAAAATCAATCCATGCGTGGAGAAGCATTAGAAAATACTTTTGATAAAGATCGCGAACGTCTGATGAAAAAGTATGATCATGAAGATCTCATGTGGATAAACATTGGTCCAGCACATCCAGCAACTCATGGTACTTTAAGGTTTATGTCTGTGATTGATGGAGCTGAGCGCATAAAGGAAATGGATGTAGAAATTGGTTATTTACATAGATGTTTCGAGAAAATGTGCGAAACTCACAATTATAATCAAGTCATTCCCTATACAGATAGATTAAACTATTGTTCAGCTCCAATGAATAATAGTGCATTTTGTGAAACAATTGAAAAATTAATTGGAGTTAAAGTTCCACCAAGAGCGCAAGTAATGCGTATGATTATTGATGAACTTTCAAGAATTATAGATCATTACGTTTGTATTGGTGCAAATTTAGTAGATTTAGGAGCTATCACAAGCTTTTTCTACTTGTTTGAAGAACGTGAATTAGTTTATTCATTGTTTGAAAAATTATGTGGAGCTAGATTAACTGTTTCTTTAATGCGTATCGGTGGAATGGGATTTGATATCCCTGACGGCTGGTTGGTTGAATGTGAAAAAGTTGTCGACAGCATTGAAAAGAAACATATGGAAATAGAATCTTTGGTAACAAATAACAGAATTTTTGTGCAACGGACGAAAGGTTCTGGAATTTTACCAAAAGATCTTGCGGTGCAGTTTGGGTATACAGGTCCTTGTTTAAGAGCAACAGGTTTTGAATACGATATTAGAAAAGAAGAACCATATTGGATGTATGATCAGGTTGACTTTGATATTCCAGTAGGAACAAACGGTGATACTTATGATCGTTACCTTGTTCGGATGGAAGAAGTTCGGCAAAGTATAAAAATATTGCGCTGGTGTTTTAAAAACATGCCTGATGGAGCAATAAATGTTCCAGATAAAAATATTGTGTTACCTTCTAAAAAAGATGTCTATGGTAACATTGAAGGACTGATGAATCATTTTATGTTAATTATAAATGGAGTCCAACCTCCTAAAGGCGAGGTGTATCACAGACATGAAGCTGCAAACGGAGAGCTTGGTTTTTATGTGATATCTGACGGCAGTGGAAATCCTTATAGAGTAAAATGTCGTGCTCCTTGTTTTTCTATCTTAAGTGGATTCCCAACAATGGTGCATGGAAATTTCTTAGCTGATGCAGTATCAGCACTTGGAAGTATCAATATTATTGCAGGCGAACTTGATAGATAA
- a CDS encoding L-threonylcarbamoyladenylate synthase, with protein MTQFLSIHQKNPDKRQIKKVIEIIDGGGIILAPSETGFCYIGSASLESTHEKFLKLRPGHPKNKPFSLLCKDISQVSKIAYLSTQIFRLASRVWPGAYTLILPCSKNTPKIAAGPKRKTVGVRISSHPIVENIVREFDHPLLVTSVTDEEELIEQDYFNEDTKDDFWWTDVNKIWNQAAKNLINIAIDDGEQIPIKVSTIIDFSQEPPVLIRDGGIDLDLIGIFNTN; from the coding sequence ATGACTCAATTTTTAAGCATACATCAAAAGAATCCTGATAAAAGGCAGATCAAAAAAGTGATCGAAATAATTGACGGCGGAGGAATTATCCTTGCGCCAAGTGAAACAGGATTTTGTTATATAGGAAGTGCTTCATTAGAAAGCACTCATGAAAAATTTTTAAAGCTCCGCCCTGGCCACCCAAAAAATAAACCATTTAGTTTACTTTGCAAAGATATCTCGCAAGTAAGCAAAATAGCATACCTCTCAACTCAAATTTTTCGTTTGGCATCACGTGTTTGGCCTGGAGCATATACTCTTATTCTTCCTTGCTCAAAAAATACTCCTAAAATTGCTGCGGGCCCAAAAAGAAAAACAGTTGGTGTGCGAATTTCAAGTCATCCCATTGTTGAAAATATCGTGAGAGAATTTGATCATCCTTTGCTAGTTACAAGTGTTACAGATGAAGAGGAACTCATTGAGCAAGATTATTTTAACGAGGATACCAAAGATGATTTTTGGTGGACGGATGTAAATAAAATTTGGAACCAAGCTGCAAAAAATTTAATAAATATTGCTATTGATGACGGAGAACAAATTCCAATAAAGGTATCCACTATTATTGATTTTTCTCAAGAACCACCAGTACTCATTCGTGATGGAGGAATTGATTTAGATTTAATTGGTATTTTCAATACAAATTAA
- a CDS encoding DoxX family protein has protein sequence MANSKTLRIVYWVATLPFIAVMLFSAYMYFTLSPQALDGIRSLGYPVYLLKILGTAKLLGSLAILFGFFKTLKEWAYAGFVINLLGAAASHYFVHDPIMKVCAPLFVLIFVLISYMLWKKK, from the coding sequence ATGGCAAATTCAAAGACGTTAAGAATAGTTTATTGGGTTGCAACTTTACCGTTTATTGCTGTCATGCTTTTCTCAGCTTACATGTACTTTACTCTTTCTCCACAAGCATTAGATGGAATTAGAAGCCTAGGATATCCTGTATACTTATTAAAAATTTTAGGAACTGCAAAATTACTTGGAAGTTTAGCAATTTTATTTGGTTTTTTTAAGACATTAAAAGAATGGGCTTATGCTGGATTTGTCATTAATTTATTGGGAGCTGCTGCTTCGCATTATTTTGTTCATGATCCCATTATGAAAGTTTGTGCTCCATTATTTGTTTTAATTTTTGTTCTAATTTCTTACATGCTTTGGAAGAAAAAATAA
- a CDS encoding amidohydrolase family protein yields the protein MAGKIWYTKKNKKIIFKNSPCVVTFQDWKELEHNISTQKDMKILKNCDVIIDDGIFQAIGENESNKIKNIEDYQLIDASELVLMPGLIDCHNHPIFAGSRANETVLKSQGMTYEEIAAKNGGGIAATMKATREVSKEKLSEIFKTNAKIALSRGVVLLEAKTGYGLNPKEERKMLEAIYHSYLGEDFYELPAVAPTYLGPHAASPEYRGLDNYLQALIEDLPNIASMGEEATKKGIAFPLAADIFLERNYFSKEQAERWLGAALQHGLDVHIHSDEFSRCGGAELAAELARRIEQTASKKRIKGRVLTVDHCQYSTESDLGRLASLGVVAVALPCTSFFSRIPYVDAKKWRSSGVRVAIASDYNPGSSIMNNLWFACYLALSHCAFSLPEVFAGVTINAAIATGTEEFYGTLEQGKKASLVAFEGNCVEDFFASPIGDHVKHVVV from the coding sequence ATGGCTGGAAAGATCTGGTATACAAAAAAAAATAAAAAAATAATTTTTAAAAATTCTCCGTGTGTAGTTACTTTTCAAGATTGGAAAGAACTTGAGCATAATATTTCTACACAAAAAGACATGAAAATTTTAAAAAATTGCGATGTTATTATTGACGATGGAATTTTTCAAGCTATAGGTGAAAATGAAAGTAACAAAATAAAGAATATAGAAGATTATCAATTAATTGATGCATCAGAACTTGTACTCATGCCAGGGCTTATTGATTGTCATAATCATCCTATTTTTGCAGGAAGTCGAGCTAACGAAACAGTTCTAAAATCCCAAGGGATGACTTATGAAGAGATTGCTGCAAAAAATGGTGGTGGTATTGCAGCAACGATGAAAGCGACGAGAGAAGTTTCGAAAGAAAAGTTAAGTGAAATTTTTAAGACGAATGCAAAAATAGCTTTATCAAGGGGTGTGGTTCTTTTAGAAGCAAAAACAGGTTATGGATTAAATCCAAAAGAAGAAAGAAAAATGCTTGAAGCAATTTATCATTCTTATTTGGGCGAAGATTTTTATGAACTTCCTGCAGTCGCACCAACTTATCTGGGTCCGCATGCTGCAAGTCCTGAATATCGTGGGCTGGATAATTATTTACAAGCCTTAATAGAAGATTTACCAAATATTGCTTCAATGGGTGAAGAAGCTACTAAAAAAGGAATAGCATTTCCTCTAGCGGCGGATATTTTTTTAGAAAGAAATTATTTTTCCAAAGAACAAGCTGAACGTTGGTTGGGAGCTGCACTACAACATGGTTTAGATGTGCATATTCATTCAGATGAATTTTCCCGTTGCGGAGGGGCAGAATTAGCTGCAGAATTAGCTAGACGAATTGAACAAACGGCCTCGAAGAAAAGAATTAAAGGACGAGTTTTAACCGTAGATCATTGTCAATATTCTACTGAATCAGATTTGGGAAGACTTGCAAGTTTAGGTGTAGTAGCAGTTGCGTTACCTTGTACAAGTTTTTTTAGTAGAATTCCCTATGTAGATGCAAAAAAATGGCGCTCTTCAGGTGTGCGAGTTGCTATAGCAAGTGATTATAATCCAGGAAGTTCAATCATGAACAATTTATGGTTTGCTTGTTACTTAGCATTATCTCATTGTGCCTTTTCTCTGCCTGAAGTCTTTGCTGGTGTTACTATAAATGCTGCCATCGCTACAGGAACAGAAGAATTTTATGGTACTTTAGAGCAAGGGAAAAAAGCATCCTTAGTTGCTTTTGAAGGCAATTGTGTAGAAGACTTTTTTGCTTCACCAATTGGCGATCATGTAAAACATGTAGTTGTTTAA
- a CDS encoding NADH-quinone oxidoreductase subunit NuoE family protein, protein MPVFSPELIKIIEGFVKRYETKRSSILPILHAIQDEKDWISDADVDELEKQFGLSAVDVREVLTFYTMYRKSPPKPYRFEICKSISCWLMGANDSIKAVKHEIEKAQKEGRDLPFEVHGVECLGQCGYAPSTLINKDRHNNVTPEKALALIKEYSAKELPKAAINCANNLKK, encoded by the coding sequence ATGCCAGTTTTTTCACCAGAATTGATCAAAATAATAGAAGGCTTTGTAAAGCGCTATGAAACAAAGCGCTCAAGTATTTTGCCTATCTTGCATGCAATCCAAGACGAAAAAGATTGGATTTCTGATGCTGATGTAGATGAATTAGAAAAACAATTTGGTCTTTCAGCAGTTGATGTGAGAGAAGTTTTAACATTTTATACTATGTATCGCAAAAGCCCCCCAAAGCCATACCGTTTTGAAATTTGCAAAAGCATTTCTTGTTGGTTAATGGGGGCAAATGATTCTATAAAAGCTGTAAAGCACGAAATAGAAAAAGCTCAGAAAGAGGGAAGAGATCTTCCTTTCGAAGTGCATGGAGTAGAATGTTTAGGGCAATGCGGTTATGCTCCATCAACTTTGATAAATAAAGATCGACATAATAACGTAACACCTGAAAAGGCTCTTGCTCTAATTAAAGAATATAGTGCAAAAGAATTGCCAAAAGCTGCAATTAATTGCGCAAATAATTTGAAGAAATAA